The Desulfofalx alkaliphila DSM 12257 genome contains the following window.
AAACCATAAGTTATTGCCAATCTATACTTATAATTAATATTTTCAGGATTCTTCTTTGATAAGTACTCATACAACATCATGGCTTCATCATATTTTTTAAGTTCTATATAAATCTTTGCTTTTAAGGAAAATATATTATCTTTAAAGGCCTCTCTACGAATGGCTTCTACCTTATCTATCTCAATTTTCTCGATTTGACTTAGGCTATCAAAATATCTTTGTAAATTATAATACACATAAGCCATGTGATAGATAATATCAGGAGTGTTATTGCCGTTCTCTTTCTGATAACGAAGAAACACTTCTGCTTCTTGAAACCGGTTATTATTATATAGATTAATGACATTTTGCATCCAATCATCGTAGGCTATTTTCTCTACTATGCTTAAAGACATCAAAGGTGCTTGCTGTTCAGTACCTAATACCTTTTTAGTAATATCTTCTTTCAATTCTTCAATACTTTGATACCTATCCTCTGGATTTCTTTGTAATGCCCTTAAAATAATCTCTTCGATGCTTATAGGTATATTGTCGTTAATTTCCCTCGGTTTTGGAAAAGGAACATTATTAATTACCTGAATAGGAGTTTCATGAGGTGTTCTTCCAGTTAACAACTGATAAAGCAGAACTCCCAAAGAATAGATGTCTGAAATAAGATACCTTTTGTTAGAGCCTGCTATTTCTGGAGCCATATAAGCCCACGTTCCTCCAGCGTCTACAGTCCTCACAAAAACATTCTCGATAAATTTACTTGTTCCAAAATCCGTCAATTTTACTTCTCTATCATTAAAGAGGATATTATGGGGTTTTATATCACCATGGCAAATATTTTTATTATGTAAAAACTTCACACCTTCTAATATTTTTAAAAAAATCAAGACTACTTCTTTAATTGTTTTTGGATTTTTGAACCCTTCGTCAGTTAATTCTTCTGCCAAGGTTTTTCCTTCAAAAAACTCCATTTCAATAACAAAAACCCCATCTAATCTGCCCATCCAATTTACTTTAATAACGTTTGGATGAGAATCACCAATTAGTTTTATACCTTCTGATAATGCATTATCTCCACGTTCTTGATCTTTAGGTATTTTTAAAGCAACTAACTCCTCTGTTTCTAAATTAATAGCAGACCAAACATATCCAAAGGTTCCTTCATTTATATATTCTTTTAAAATATACTTGTCGCCTAAAACTAAATCCCTTTTAGGATAAAAATCAGAAGCCCTTCTTGCCATTTCATCACCTCACTTTTATCCATTGGTTAAACGTTAGGTTGTCTTTATCTCCAGACGCCACACAATGGTAAACTAAATAAGATGTTTTTCTACCATCAATACCGGGAACCCTTGTCCCATTACCCATAGTAAATCCTTCATCAAAAATTCGTATATAGTTGGATATATCCCCTGGAGTAACCTTAGGGTAAGTCCAATAAACAAATAGTATTAATGGTATATTTCCTCCTAACTGATGGTATGCAATAAGGAGGTTTTGTATTTTTTCTTCCAGTTTTCGATTCTTTAATCGACTATTATCATATCTTTCAAATTCACAGAGTAGCAAAGGTTGATTATCCTTTGTTGAATACCAAATAGAATCTGGTCTTACGGCTGGCTTTTTGTCAATATGATATTCCCCAGATTCTTCTGCAACCTTCTCTGCCATAAATGTTTGCTTTTCATAAGGATAAACAGGACATTCTGAAATAGCAGTAGTGTCACTAATAGTCCTACCAATAGCAGTTAAATAATTTAGTCCCATTGTATGTACAGTTTCAGAATAATCCCTAACCCCAAAATCTGTCATCATAGGGAAAAATCTTTTCCTAATTTCCCCTGTTTTCATTTCTTCTCTGATGGCTTGTATCAGTCTCTCTCTAACCATTAAAAACTCCCCATTCGTTAGTCACCTCTGGAGACTCTCCTCCGTGTATCAATGCTTTTGTTCCTACCTTAACCAATAAAGGTGCGGGAATTGAGCGACCATTTATTAAGGCTTCTCCTGTACTCAAGGAAGGGAGTTCATCTATATCGGCTTTTGAAAACATATCGCTTGTCTTAGCCATAAATCTTTGGTCATCGGGATTTTTCAAACGCATCGTAATTATAGTATTACATTGGGATGTAACGTCTGGGTCTAATTTAGAAGGTCTTTGAGAAATTATAGAGAAGCCAACTCCAAATTTTCTACCTTCACTGGCTATTTTCTTGATAATCTTCTTGGATATAGAAGGGATTCCTGCAGGTGCAAAATTATGTCCTTCTTCATAGACAAGAAAACATGGTCTTGTTTGCCTTCTTTTATCACCTGCTGCTCTCATTATTTCGCTTGAAATAAGAGCAGTTATGATTTGCTTTGCATCGTCAGATAAACCTTGTAGATCAATAATAACCAATCTTCCTATGTTGTCTCCTTTTTCACCAACCATATCATAGATGTCACTTGGTTCTCCAATTGCCCTTGTATAAAAACTTTTTGCTTCGTTGATCACACGGTTTAGTTTAGTTGCCGCAACTGCTGCACTTCTTCCATTCAATGCTCTGGCTTCCGCAGGGCTTAATTCTTCCCATTCCCTAAGTTCCTCTAAATCTCCAGATAAAATCTCCCTTAGATCTTGTATATCTCTTGGTGGATTACTGTATTTTGCTTGCCAATAGCGAATCGCTACATCTAATACCCTTTCTTGCGGCTCTGTTAACCCAGGCAGTATTGAGGATAAATCGTCCATATCTAAACGGTCGAACTGCAATGCAAGGTGTTTATTTTTATTCATATACTTATAATCAAAGGCATCGATCTGTGGAGTATAAACTTTTATACCCCCACCAGCATTTAGGAGTTTTCTCATCATCTCCTGAATTTTTATGATACTTTCTCTATCTCTTGCATCCTCTATACTGTCAATATCCTCATTAAATTGTAATTCTCCTTTTGCAAATGCTTTACCATATTCTCCGTGAACATCAAATACCACCACTGTTCCATTCATTAGTGCGACTAATCTTTCAATAATTCTTCCCACAGTATAAGACTTTCCTGAACCGGTCATGGCCAATACAGCCAAATGCTCTGTAACAAGTTTATTAACATCTAAGTAAACAGGGACAATATTTTCTCCTTTGTCATAACCTATCAGATTTCCAATATGAATACTTGTATTTTCATCAAATTTATAAAATCCTGATAAGAATTCATAGTCTACACCATAAACCTTTTCACCGGGGTTTAAAGGTCTTCGTGGAATCTTAATTTGCCCTGAACTATCCCTATATCCTACCAATTCGATAGTTCCGAATAAAGTTTCCCCTGTAACTTGGGCACCGGGTAATATTTCTAACTCTGATAGTCCTTCCCCCATATTGGAATTATAAAGTATGTTGCTTCTTGAAATAGATATAATTCTTCCAAGGACATAAGTCTCTGGTTCATCCATGGATTCCTTATGTTTAATTTTAACAAACTCTCCCCTTTTGGCAGAGAAACTGTCTTCTAATGCAATCTTAATGTCATTTGGATTCCCTGTATTTCCAATTAGTTTTCCTATATACTTATCCATCTATTGCCCCCCTAAAATAAACTTAATTGTTCTCCAACCTGAATTTCCATCTTATTATCCTTCTTATTTCTGAGATCTTCTACCAATAATTCTTTTTCATAAAAATACCTAAATAATTTTTCGTATGTTTTTTCTCCTATTCCCTTTACCTTACTTAATTCCCAAAATCTTTTAATCGGCATATTAGATTTGACAATATTCGCTTGTCTTTTTGTAATGCCAATCTGATTAACTAACATTTTATCTGTAAATTCATTGAGTGAATTAACCATTTTTGCCTCTATGCCTTCTGCTTCTTCCTTTTCGTCCAAGCATATATATACATCTATGTCTGCTCTTTTCAAATATTTTTCCATTACAGTTTTGACATCATTCCAATCCAATCCACCATTATTAGTGCCTAATTTGGGAAAGGCTATAGAATCGATGTTTACTTTCTTATAATTTTCAATAAAATATTTTAGTCCCTCTTCTATATAACTCATTTTAGAAGGATTTCTCCAATGATTTTTTGTAGGAAAATTCATAATCCATAAGTCTTCAGAATATCTGAATAATCTTGGTCTCCCTATTCTTATTTCTTTTTGCTCGCATTTTCTTACATAATCCTCGAACATTTCAGGATATCTCAATTTAAATTCTAATGCTATACCTGCCCCCATAATTCCAAAGCAATTTACTGTATTAACTAACGTCTTAGCAGGTGTATTAAAAACTGTACCATCATAGTAATATATCATACTAAAAAACTCCTTACTGTATTTGTTCTTCTATGCTTAATATACCATAAAACCAAAACATAAACTTAAATGGAGTATTTGGTATATTATCTATTTTAAGGTTAAATTCGGTATTAAATGTTAGTGGATAATCAATGTGCACCCTAGATAGTTGCTCATTATTCATATTAAACAATTTGTATTCATGTTTAGCATGGTTATCAACTGGTAGATTAGTAATGAACGTTAATAATAAACTCCTTTTATTAATTGAATTATCTATTTCTATTCTATAATCCTTTATAAAATTTCTCTCATTATTAAACATATTTCTATCTACAACATATAAGTCATTTTTTCCAAAGAGATTACAGGCCCTTTTATAATCAGTATCACATCTAAATATTATTTTTCTCAAATACTCTAATGATATGGGTTGTGTTGATAATAATTCTGCTTGACGTTTTCGCTTAAATTCCCATTTATATGATCCCTCATCTAAATAGATTGGCCCTCTATGAAATATTGTGTCCCAATCCATAATATCGTTAAAAAACTCATAATTTTTACCATAGGTTGTATACTGTGACCCTGCATTGCCATCAGCAAATACTGTATAGTCTAAATAAAGGATTTCTTCATCAAACAATAAATACACAGGTATTGGAATATGAGGATGAGAACCATCTACCTTAATACCTTCATTTCTATATAGTGTCATGGTTTTTTCCTTATAATAGAATCTAACACAATTTTGCACGTCTAGTTTAGTATGTCGAATTACTTCTTGGTCGGCAACATCATAAAATTCAATATTATGATTATGACAAAATCTTCTACTATAAATATATCCTGAATTAATTATCGATCCTAAATTTGAAAAGTCAGTAAAATGTAATGGACCCTTAAAATCATAAACTTTTTTCAATCGTTCAACCGTTCTTCTAATCTGCTTATGATCTGTTTTCATATATAATATCCCCCTGTTTTACTAACTCAAAACATTCACTTATTGATCAAATACATCTAAGTCTTCTTTCCATATAGCCTCTAAACTCTCATTTTTAAGCATTTCTTTAGCATGAGATTTATAAAATTCCAAAACTCCAGGTCTTGCTTCAATGGGTTTAAGGGCATATTTGGCATACCAAAGAGGTATCGGTAGGGCATTGGCTTGGTCAAAAGTAATTAGAGTCATAATCTCTGCACAAATCTTGTCTAACATCTCTGAATCCCAGTCATCTACCTTCCCGAGCACTTCAATCAGCATAGGTGGGGTATTATTTCCTGCTTTAATATGCATAGTCATCAGTCCTAATTCTCTAACAGAAATAGGTTCCATACGATTATCTTTCGTTATCGCATCAAATTGAAAGGCCGCAGTTCTAGACCGCTTAACCAAAATACCCTTTAGCAATCTTTTGATTCCAACCATTTGCATCTTTGACATGTATTGATCCAGTTCCGAAGTAATGCTTTCGCCTATAGCGTCTGGAACATACTTTAGATTCTCTTTTGTCAAAGCAAAGAAAATAGCACCAAACCTCTTACCCCCAATGGATGCAATTTTTACTCCGTTCTTATTAAAGGGATAAATTTTCTCTTTATATTCACTCCAAAACTTGGCTATAGTTTCTTTACACAAGTCGTAATACTTCATAATGTCAACACGTTCAGACAACGGAGTGTCGGCTCTCTCTAATAATAATGGAACATCCATAATAATTAACTCTGGTAAATCTACCTCTTCCATTGTATCCATTAATAATTTATAAGCATTTATCATATCGATAAATTTAAGTTTTTTCTGCCAATCTAAATCATCTAATTCATCCACATCTACAACACTTTCTTGCTTCGTTTGATAAATCGATCCTTCTTGAATGGAAATATCTTGTCTTACTGCACCAGAAATATATAATATTCCTCCAAAAGCATTTATGGTCCTATGACTCGTGGCAATTCCTGAACATTTAATAGTTATCGGCTGAATCAAATCAAGGGTTCTAATCACTCCCTGTTCTTTAAGCAAAGGGGCTATCTTATCAATAAACCTCATTTTGCTAGATAGTTTAGATACCGTTGCTGGTAAGCCTAATTGGACATTAGCCACTATACTTTGAGAAACAGGAACTCCTTTATCAAAACTACCATTCATTAGTACTTTCCCTCCTTTCTAATACTTTGATGAAGGATTTTAACCGCTTTTCTTTTATGAATAGTTTTCCTTTAGCACTTACACCTCTGCTGTCAATTAATCCTTGCTGTGTTAAAACTTCTTCTAGGGATTTGATGCTTTCCCAGTTTATATTTTTATTAAAATATTGGCTAAATGCTTCCTGTATATCATTATCATTTTTTACTCCTGCCGCAAACAACATAAACAGTTGCAAATGTTCCTCGCTTATCTTAAATTCTTTCGGCTCTATGCTTTGCCTTTTGTTTTTTGGTCTTTTTTTGTTTATACAAGAATAAAAATACTGTTTAAACTCATCATGTTTATGACTTAGTTTATAATCCAATAATGGTAAAGTAATAATGGTTAATAAACCACTTCCTGTATCTTTACGGTAATGGACTCCAAAGTTACCATGTTCATTTGAGAAAAACTTTTCTTGAATCTTTCCATCTATCTTATATTGACACTCAACCCCTTCGAATTCCAGCCCCTCTTCTCTTTGAACTTTTAAGCCCAACGAAAGATCAAAATAATCGTTCAGGCGTACTTCTTTCCAAGCAGGAGAGAGAATAAGTTGATTGTCAGGGGTATTTAGCCATTTGTTCAAAACCTCAAGTTCCTTTTTTTCTAATTTATCCAAAAGAATTCCTGGCAACAGTAAAATCCCTTCAGAAAGACTATCAATATTAACTTCTTTAACTGCTATAAACTTTTCAAGAACCTTATATTCTGTTCTATTTTTATAGTCTCTAAGTATTTGAACAACCATCATAATACAACTACCTCAGTCTTAATAAGTTTCATGGCTTCAAGTTCTCGTTTTTCTTCATCACAATCATTCCAATCTATTGCACCGTCTTTTTTAACAACATTTTTAAAGAATTCAAATGTTACCTTTTTACCTTGGAAAAACTCCCTTCCTTCCTGCAGTAAATCTTTCATTTTATCTTCTATGACTTTTTTGGATAATCCATAAGTTTGCTCACTAGGGTAACTTGCTAAATTTAGCCCTACTACCTCTTTCCCTTGGGCTCTGCGAATACAGTTTATAGTACTAATTAAATCATTATCATATAATTTATTTCTTTCTTCCTTGGCTTTCCCCATTACATTGTTCTTTTCACCCTCGATTAGACCTATATATTGCCTCATCTCTGCTATGATTTTTTTATAATGAGATAGAAACTCCAACGGATTCCCTTCTAATTCCTCTTCTTTATTATCTATCTCCTCGACTAAACCACCATTGCAGAAGATTTCTAAAGTTTCAATATAGTTATTTAAGTTCTTAACCTCTACCATGTTTTTTAAATCATCTGGCGCATCATTAAAGTAGCCTGCCCACCGCTTGGCTTCAGGCATTTTATCCAAATAAAAGTCCACAATTTCCTTAAAGTTTCTCAGAATAGATTTATACTCTCCCATAACTCCTTTATCATCCGACCACCTAAACTCTGCTGTCACTTTGCCTTCAATACCACATTCACTTAGAATTTGATCTAGTCTTTCTATAGCCTTGCTATATTCAGCCGTCTGTAGATTATAAGCAAGAGTATAACTTTCTTTTACCGTTGTTTTATATTTTGATGTTGTAAGTTCTTTATAGTTAGTTGCATATTCTAATTCCACGCTATAACGCTTTAATAGGTTTGTTATAGGGAATATCGGGAAATCAATGTTTCGATACGAATTAGTTTTCTTTATTTGCTCGATCATTTCGTTAATCATTTTAGAGGTCGGTTCCTGAATCTCTTTGATATACGCATGAAACAATTTTATATGACGAATTCTATACCAAAGAGGCTTTTCTTTATCATCTATTTTAAGGTCTTTTATAATATTGGCACTAAATGTACTATAAGATTTCCAACCCTCTTCATCATAAATATAGTCCACCAACTTATAGAACTGATCAAGTTTTTTTAGTATCCCTGACCACTTATCTAATACATCTTCACTATCTAATTTGCTCAAGTCGTCTAATGAAATCTGTTCCAAGTATTTTTTTGCATCTTCTAGTTTTTCTTTATAGATTGGGTTCTGTAAATCTAATGCATTTAAATATGGTCCTTCAATTATTTCCCTAAGTTCATTTTTTTCTTCTATATAATCTTTATCAAACCAGTGCTTAACTTTTTCATATCTTTCATTTAAGTCATTGTTATTGACTCTTTTAATAAAACCGTCTGCTTTGTAGATTAGTTTTAAGGCTATAAAGAATTCAATCCATTGTTCAATGATTTTCTTTGGTTTTACCTTGTCAAACCCACTAAAGAAATATTTGCTTTCAAAGTCCCTTAGGCTTCTATTTTTAAATCCTATAAAGGACAAAAAGTGTATAAATGCCTTGGGAATATCAACATCTGAACTAGAGTCATTCACAAAAATTCCTGTGTTTTTGAAACCTTTCTTCTCCATTATTGTACCGATATGGACATGCCGCATAATAGATAGCAAGTCTTGATATTCACCATCATCAAGTTTAACGCTAGGATCAGAACCCAGTTGTTCTATGGTGGCATTATTGACTAACATTTTTTTAAAGGCTTTAGCCAACAAACCAATTTGCTTATAATCCCACTGACTCTTATAAATAATAGGTCTTAGGATATAGCCCTTCTCATCAATTTCTTCAAACCATTTCCTTGCCCCATGGATGAAGAAATCGTTGAGTTTTCTAATTTTCTCACGATACACAATTCCTATCTGATTAGCAGAATCCCTAAAATCAACCATATCCTTAGAAATAGACATGACCTCTAATATATCTTTTTGGAGCCTTGATATCTGTAATGGTATTAAGCATTTCCCGACTTCTTTAAAATCTCTTTTTACTTTTTCAATTGTTTCATCTATAGGGGTATCTGATAAAACATAAATAGGATGTACACCTTTATTAAGAAGTCTTCTATCTTGCAATCCTTGATAAAGTTTTTCTTCATCTTTTCCCCAAACTATCGTAACTATATTATGAGGATTTACTGTTAGCCAAGGTCCTTCTTCAACGATTGTTCTCATACAAGTCATTCCCGCTAATTGGAATGTCTCTGTTTCGTTATAGTTTATTTCTAAGGCTCTAATGGCTCCTGTTAGTATTCTAAGGACCTCGCCTTCTTTATCTTTTTTCATTTCCTCAATATATTCTTCTAACTCTTGGTTCTTCTCCCCATCAGTTAAATAACTAAACTCACCTTTGTCGACTCTATATCGCTTGTTTAATTGATATAAATAAGCAAAGTTAGGTCCTATATATGTTGGAACAATTCCTTCTTCCTCTACTTTTTGTTTTACAAATTCAAAGATGTATTTAGCCGCTTCTTCTACTCCTTCTTCAGGATATAGCATTCTTATCTGGTCTAAAAAAGTTTCTTCTTCTGCTCCAATGATATATTCATGCTCTTCCACATGAAGGGAATACATCTTAAGGTTTTTCAAGAGAACTTCTAAGTCAAAACTGGCACCAAAAGCATTGGCAAATTGATTGCCTTGCAATCGCCTATAACCTACATTATGTAGTTGCTCACCTAGTGAATCTTTTTTCAACTTTACTACATAAAATTCTTTAAAAAGTTTTGTCCCGTCAGAGGCTTTGGCTTGCATCATTGCTTCTATTTGATCTTCTTCATACTTCGATTTCCTAACAGGTAACTGCATAAGTAAAGCATTTTTAATAATGGGTCGATACTTTTCTTTACAACTAATATAATCAAAGGCTGCTTTATCAATTAGACTATTTTGGAACCTGGAACTCGTATTTAAGAGATCCTCTAGAACTTCTCCCGTCTCTACATCTTTCTTACCTGCAATACGGTAATCTACTTCTGCCATAATTACATTAAGCCAGCCAAAGTTCCCACCGGCTATGGTATAGGCGGCTTCAACCAGTCCTTCTGGGTAAGAGTTCATTTTCCCATCTTTTTTTAATTCATTCATAAAATCTGCTATATCTGCAAATGAATTATTTTTCAACTCACATATGGGAATTCTCCTTTCTAAGGCACCTATACCCTTAATGTGATAGCCAATTACCGGCGAACAAAGCAGCATAAAGGAAATATTGGGATACTTCTTTCTTGTGTCCTCATGTTTAATGGCAGAGGAAATAACCTTTATGGCTTCTCCATCAAC
Protein-coding sequences here:
- a CDS encoding serine/threonine-protein kinase — encoded protein: MARRASDFYPKRDLVLGDKYILKEYINEGTFGYVWSAINLETEELVALKIPKDQERGDNALSEGIKLIGDSHPNVIKVNWMGRLDGVFVIEMEFFEGKTLAEELTDEGFKNPKTIKEVVLIFLKILEGVKFLHNKNICHGDIKPHNILFNDREVKLTDFGTSKFIENVFVRTVDAGGTWAYMAPEIAGSNKRYLISDIYSLGVLLYQLLTGRTPHETPIQVINNVPFPKPREINDNIPISIEEIILRALQRNPEDRYQSIEELKEDITKKVLGTEQQAPLMSLSIVEKIAYDDWMQNVINLYNNNRFQEAEVFLRYQKENGNNTPDIIYHMAYVYYNLQRYFDSLSQIEKIEIDKVEAIRREAFKDNIFSLKAKIYIELKKYDEAMMLYEYLSKKNPENINYKYRLAITYGLINKPDEAIKLLEEINEETPGLLYIVKKLGHAYDIKKEFSKARAYFKYALRMDPGDMLIQNRLKVYDQYLNT
- a CDS encoding helicase HerA domain-containing protein, producing MDKYIGKLIGNTGNPNDIKIALEDSFSAKRGEFVKIKHKESMDEPETYVLGRIISISRSNILYNSNMGEGLSELEILPGAQVTGETLFGTIELVGYRDSSGQIKIPRRPLNPGEKVYGVDYEFLSGFYKFDENTSIHIGNLIGYDKGENIVPVYLDVNKLVTEHLAVLAMTGSGKSYTVGRIIERLVALMNGTVVVFDVHGEYGKAFAKGELQFNEDIDSIEDARDRESIIKIQEMMRKLLNAGGGIKVYTPQIDAFDYKYMNKNKHLALQFDRLDMDDLSSILPGLTEPQERVLDVAIRYWQAKYSNPPRDIQDLREILSGDLEELREWEELSPAEARALNGRSAAVAATKLNRVINEAKSFYTRAIGEPSDIYDMVGEKGDNIGRLVIIDLQGLSDDAKQIITALISSEIMRAAGDKRRQTRPCFLVYEEGHNFAPAGIPSISKKIIKKIASEGRKFGVGFSIISQRPSKLDPDVTSQCNTIITMRLKNPDDQRFMAKTSDMFSKADIDELPSLSTGEALINGRSIPAPLLVKVGTKALIHGGESPEVTNEWGVFNG
- a CDS encoding macro domain-containing protein; amino-acid sequence: MIYYYDGTVFNTPAKTLVNTVNCFGIMGAGIALEFKLRYPEMFEDYVRKCEQKEIRIGRPRLFRYSEDLWIMNFPTKNHWRNPSKMSYIEEGLKYFIENYKKVNIDSIAFPKLGTNNGGLDWNDVKTVMEKYLKRADIDVYICLDEKEEAEGIEAKMVNSLNEFTDKMLVNQIGITKRQANIVKSNMPIKRFWELSKVKGIGEKTYEKLFRYFYEKELLVEDLRNKKDNKMEIQVGEQLSLF
- a CDS encoding DarT ssDNA thymidine ADP-ribosyltransferase family protein, translated to MKTDHKQIRRTVERLKKVYDFKGPLHFTDFSNLGSIINSGYIYSRRFCHNHNIEFYDVADQEVIRHTKLDVQNCVRFYYKEKTMTLYRNEGIKVDGSHPHIPIPVYLLFDEEILYLDYTVFADGNAGSQYTTYGKNYEFFNDIMDWDTIFHRGPIYLDEGSYKWEFKRKRQAELLSTQPISLEYLRKIIFRCDTDYKRACNLFGKNDLYVVDRNMFNNERNFIKDYRIEIDNSINKRSLLLTFITNLPVDNHAKHEYKLFNMNNEQLSRVHIDYPLTFNTEFNLKIDNIPNTPFKFMFWFYGILSIEEQIQ